One stretch of Schlesneria sp. DSM 10557 DNA includes these proteins:
- a CDS encoding thioredoxin family protein — MDRRTFCLDCVRAGLLVGVTGSLSDAAPKTSGTSKVSAPSKVATPSKVATPKVKWQKNLQAAQKIAIEQNKPLMIVFGATWCSFCHKLDRETFSDKRIVTLIESQFIPVYLDYDKEKKVVKMLHVEKLPSTVFLTPQADFIHKAEGFANVKAFQQTVATVLDKRSEIQQAGSATLER, encoded by the coding sequence ATGGATCGTCGCACATTCTGCTTGGACTGCGTTAGAGCCGGACTGCTGGTTGGAGTCACGGGAAGTCTGTCCGATGCCGCCCCCAAGACCTCGGGGACATCCAAGGTCTCTGCCCCCTCGAAAGTCGCAACCCCGTCGAAGGTCGCAACACCAAAGGTGAAGTGGCAAAAAAATCTGCAGGCCGCTCAAAAGATCGCGATCGAGCAGAACAAGCCGCTGATGATTGTCTTCGGAGCGACCTGGTGCTCGTTCTGTCACAAACTCGACCGTGAAACATTCAGCGATAAACGGATCGTGACTCTGATTGAGAGTCAATTTATCCCCGTTTACCTCGATTACGACAAGGAAAAGAAAGTGGTCAAAATGCTGCACGTTGAAAAACTGCCCAGCACAGTTTTTCTGACGCCGCAGGCGGACTTCATCCACAAGGCCGAAGGCTTCGCGAACGTCAAAGCGTTTCAGCAGACGGTCGCGACCGTTCTGGATAAACGTTCCGAAATTCAGCAGGCCGGCTCCGCGACGCTCGAACGCTGA
- a CDS encoding SDR family NAD(P)-dependent oxidoreductase, whose product MKLSGKNVLVTGASRGIGRGCAIELGRAGANVAINYFSHAGEAEEVAKEIRGFGGKAITLQGDVANRERVEEMVAETAKAFGQLDLFVSNAVYSDRQLMLEADLEGFRKTIDVGMWGAFYGVRAAALQMVKQNSGGSIVVISSPHAVIPIPTAMAYNMAKAAIDHMARTAAIELAPHRIRVNIVHPGWIDTPGERKFFTEEQIAAGAQTLPWKRLGRPDEIGKGVAYILSDDADYMTGSTVTIDGGVSLPWWSNRAEGSM is encoded by the coding sequence ATGAAACTGTCGGGGAAGAATGTTCTGGTTACCGGGGCTTCTCGAGGAATCGGTCGCGGATGCGCGATTGAGTTAGGTCGGGCCGGTGCGAATGTCGCCATCAACTACTTCTCACACGCCGGTGAAGCGGAAGAAGTGGCCAAGGAGATTCGGGGATTTGGCGGCAAAGCCATCACCCTTCAGGGGGATGTCGCGAATCGTGAACGGGTCGAAGAAATGGTTGCCGAAACGGCAAAAGCATTCGGACAACTTGACCTGTTCGTTTCGAACGCCGTCTACTCCGACCGACAACTGATGCTCGAAGCGGATCTGGAAGGATTCCGTAAAACCATCGACGTCGGCATGTGGGGCGCGTTCTACGGTGTTCGCGCCGCCGCACTGCAGATGGTCAAGCAAAACTCGGGTGGCTCGATTGTGGTGATCAGTTCGCCTCATGCCGTGATCCCCATCCCGACCGCCATGGCCTACAACATGGCCAAGGCCGCGATCGACCACATGGCACGCACGGCCGCAATCGAACTCGCACCGCACCGCATCCGAGTCAACATTGTTCATCCAGGCTGGATCGACACACCGGGTGAGCGCAAGTTCTTCACCGAAGAACAGATCGCCGCCGGCGCTCAGACTCTTCCCTGGAAGCGACTGGGTCGCCCCGACGAAATCGGCAAGGGCGTGGCTTATATCCTGAGTGACGACGCCGACTATATGACCGGCAGCACGGTCACGATCGATGGGGGTGTCAGTCTCCCCTGGTGGTCCAACCGGGCAGAAGGTTCCATGTAG
- a CDS encoding AAA family ATPase: MAEKKPDFDEFLERFRKHRELMIEELHKVIVGQDAVIEQILAAIFTGGHCLLVGVPGLAKTLTVSTIAQILDVQFKRIQFTPDLMPSDITGTNVLDENDAGRREFRFVEGPVFTNVLLADEINRTPPKTQAALLQAMQEKEVTVGQMTYRLPEPFFVIATQNPIEQEGTYPLPEAQLDRFMFNVKVDYPNLAEEEQILHAANSTERQEVRKVLSAKSILYLQKQIHAIEIGPLTVNYVARLVRATRPLDESAPKFVRELVDWGAGPRAGQFLISGGKALAAMDGRPSVSIDDIRRVAIPVLRHRLATNFQAQAEGMTPESVVARLLDEVPEPKIPKYV, from the coding sequence TTGGCTGAAAAGAAACCGGATTTCGACGAATTTCTGGAGCGGTTTCGGAAACATCGCGAATTGATGATCGAAGAATTACACAAGGTCATCGTCGGCCAGGATGCCGTGATCGAGCAGATTCTCGCGGCCATTTTCACAGGGGGGCATTGCCTGCTGGTGGGTGTCCCCGGTCTGGCGAAGACACTGACCGTCTCGACGATTGCTCAAATTCTGGATGTCCAGTTCAAGCGGATCCAGTTCACTCCCGACCTGATGCCCTCCGACATCACCGGCACCAATGTGCTCGACGAAAACGATGCGGGACGCCGCGAGTTTCGTTTTGTCGAAGGCCCGGTCTTCACCAACGTGCTGCTGGCGGACGAAATCAACCGTACGCCCCCCAAGACCCAGGCGGCCCTCTTGCAGGCGATGCAGGAAAAGGAAGTCACGGTCGGCCAGATGACGTATCGCCTTCCCGAACCGTTCTTCGTTATTGCGACACAAAACCCGATCGAGCAGGAAGGAACGTATCCTCTCCCGGAAGCACAGCTCGACCGTTTCATGTTTAACGTGAAAGTCGACTACCCGAATCTGGCGGAAGAAGAGCAGATTCTGCATGCCGCGAACTCGACCGAACGTCAGGAAGTTCGCAAAGTTCTTTCCGCGAAATCGATTCTGTACCTGCAGAAGCAGATCCACGCGATCGAAATCGGCCCCCTGACGGTCAACTATGTGGCTCGCCTGGTCCGGGCGACACGGCCGCTCGATGAAAGCGCTCCGAAGTTCGTTCGCGAGCTGGTCGACTGGGGAGCCGGTCCCCGCGCCGGACAGTTCCTCATTTCCGGCGGCAAAGCGCTGGCCGCGATGGACGGACGCCCGAGTGTGTCCATCGACGACATCCGCCGGGTCGCGATTCCAGTGCTCCGTCATCGCCTGGCCACGAATTTTCAGGCTCAGGCGGAAGGAATGACGCCGGAATCGGTGGTCGCCCGGCTGCTGGACGAAGTTCCGGAACCGAAAATCCCGAAGTACGTGTGA
- a CDS encoding VF530 family DNA-binding protein, with amino-acid sequence MLERLEREYGWDGLAQFIPVRCFLFDPSMNSSLRFLRKTPWARAKVEALYLRTVSDEAPNGENNPS; translated from the coding sequence ATGCTCGAAAGGCTGGAGCGTGAATACGGCTGGGATGGGTTGGCTCAATTCATTCCGGTCCGCTGCTTCCTGTTCGATCCCAGTATGAACTCGAGCTTACGCTTCTTGCGGAAAACGCCCTGGGCTCGTGCCAAGGTCGAAGCGCTCTACCTGCGCACCGTGTCCGACGAAGCACCAAACGGGGAGAACAACCCGTCCTGA
- a CDS encoding exonuclease SbcCD subunit D: MTKPLRLIHAANLQLDCPLRGPGTLNEDVREIVELATITAFDRIIAKCLEKDVEGLLITGNTFDAGYPSLAAEVALREGFTRLAERQIPVFVTPGRMDPATAWQEIPTLPENVNLLLEPREAPVELIDKGRLLALLLPVTPETSIEPEELTRLLGDRGDPQSGRPLVVGMLISDRSTDRRDRPRLSTTRFAALDCLLCPAGTDTESLPLIDGHVLAQAAPQGMSASETGIRGVTLLEVDGQKKTKQIAIPTAPVRWESLVQLVDHVNSRDDLLERMVAQLERLPLIEGENVRIIDWKLDRESGDARGWETDAMAADLASALTELTDQYEGLRYVHRVRPLELDLTIIEPAHREVLTEYLLALERRAPANPQAFSRWITEARVEEVLKSTRWEEWAEAIPTEQVTQLAQQLGWKWCSNIGKK, encoded by the coding sequence GTGACAAAACCACTTCGCTTAATTCATGCTGCGAATTTGCAGCTGGACTGCCCTTTGCGTGGACCGGGCACACTGAATGAGGATGTCCGCGAGATCGTGGAACTCGCCACGATCACCGCGTTCGATCGAATCATTGCCAAGTGTCTCGAAAAAGATGTCGAAGGATTGCTCATCACCGGCAACACGTTCGACGCCGGTTATCCCAGTCTCGCCGCAGAAGTCGCTCTTCGCGAAGGCTTCACGCGGCTGGCCGAACGTCAGATTCCCGTCTTCGTGACCCCGGGCCGCATGGACCCCGCTACGGCATGGCAAGAAATCCCCACACTGCCTGAGAATGTCAACCTTCTGCTGGAACCTCGCGAGGCCCCGGTGGAACTGATCGACAAAGGAAGGCTGCTGGCACTTCTCTTGCCCGTCACACCAGAGACATCCATCGAACCGGAAGAGCTGACACGCCTGCTGGGAGATCGGGGGGATCCGCAAAGTGGACGCCCGCTGGTGGTGGGGATGCTGATTTCCGATCGGTCGACCGACCGGCGCGATCGGCCGCGGCTGTCGACGACTCGCTTCGCTGCACTGGATTGCCTGCTGTGTCCTGCCGGAACGGACACCGAATCGCTCCCTCTGATTGACGGTCATGTCTTAGCACAGGCTGCACCGCAGGGAATGAGCGCGAGCGAAACCGGTATACGTGGCGTGACACTGCTGGAAGTCGACGGTCAGAAGAAGACGAAGCAGATCGCCATTCCCACGGCTCCTGTTCGCTGGGAATCCCTCGTGCAACTGGTGGATCATGTCAACAGCCGTGACGACTTGCTCGAACGGATGGTCGCACAACTGGAGCGACTGCCGCTGATCGAGGGCGAAAATGTCCGGATCATCGACTGGAAGCTCGATCGTGAATCGGGTGACGCACGAGGCTGGGAGACGGACGCGATGGCGGCCGATCTGGCATCGGCACTGACGGAACTGACCGACCAGTACGAAGGGCTGCGGTATGTCCATCGGGTGCGCCCGCTGGAACTGGACCTGACCATTATCGAACCGGCCCATCGTGAAGTGTTGACCGAGTATCTGCTGGCGTTGGAACGTCGGGCTCCTGCCAATCCCCAGGCTTTTTCACGGTGGATTACGGAAGCCCGAGTGGAAGAGGTCCTGAAGTCAACCCGGTGGGAAGAATGGGCCGAAGCGATTCCGACCGAGCAGGTGACTCAACTGGCACAGCAACTCGGCTGGAAATGGTGTTCGAATATCGGAAAGAAGTAG
- a CDS encoding AAA family ATPase has product MRITGIEIERFGVWQDYQQPLNREGLTVFYGPNEAGKTTLLRFIRGVLYGFPPDEQLTGLKKKARREAQSGLLRVEHRSNQYEIRRTGYGEDSGILSVNGIPNGESTSAFMEELLASTDEKLFESVFAVGLPELQQFATLTADQVGDHLYGMTLGPQGRVLMELPNRANQELNRLLTANGDSVIAQLLKRREELSRQTGSTARQRDRYRELLRKKSELDERVVKQRSRQTELQAKIRGYGHLEKVHPPWSRCREYRHELNQLPDFSAFPADGVTRLERLEMDINSAVRSRESLLAEVSQINQKLASIRIDPEIRRFSGAIQILVEQRALTKDVEPRVHELEAEAAKQQQVLNGLLTNLGSHWTMERLDAVQDSPEATALFIKTARDYESIGTKTRRMQRRYRKANGLNRDKEMALRTELQEHGVPAESLNESIDVAQKRFEGLVDLGRWHSKETQLEHQTFGIDEQLERLHDRHGIPNWIYGILAWFTIAGFALFVAGAYAAVYTGWLVGLIFIVLSVFAGATAWAFRTHFEHHLQEQVSQLRDQRREIETNRWTILRHIQTFIDQNGLRPWVGAEVAPQQFASGELLAKASRRTADLERVQREYTQVLQLRRRLSAFRGKLQIQQRELANARKNWCQALSNLGLDETVNVDAAIEHWKQVIVARDRRKKHLAVVEQSREIRRSFDRFQKQVEELGHRMQRPSLNYSNPSEVVDLWETELRTARELVHERSQLRKLHVQRRREAVDFQRKIDVLTKNHDALLALAGVTHRSQLEHRLELMERRKKVESLLEQSTRELEHLVQSNPDLAVVEEDLLRYNPKDAAALIKQFNDEHDELDRLLQQTFEQIGTIKQESKQLEQDRRGTRIRRELAQVESELHSAWHTWFAASLSEEAIEEVAAQFEQANQPEMLAAAIPFLQKLTLGKYHHLWTPLGRKQLFVDDDKNESRPAERLSGGTREQLFLSIRLAMVKAFAKNGIDLPMVLDDVTVNFDQDRSEAAVDTLLDFTRDGQQLLVFTSHLHYAQLFEKRGVKPIYLPSRHPTGGVVEERRAG; this is encoded by the coding sequence ATGCGGATCACTGGGATTGAGATCGAACGATTCGGCGTCTGGCAAGATTACCAGCAGCCTTTGAATCGCGAAGGACTGACCGTCTTTTACGGCCCCAACGAAGCGGGTAAGACCACGCTGCTGCGATTCATTCGTGGTGTGCTTTACGGTTTTCCTCCGGACGAACAACTGACGGGCCTCAAGAAAAAAGCACGTCGCGAAGCACAGTCGGGGCTCTTGCGTGTCGAACACCGATCAAACCAGTACGAGATTCGACGAACGGGCTATGGTGAGGATTCCGGCATTCTGTCCGTCAATGGGATCCCCAATGGCGAATCCACCTCCGCCTTCATGGAAGAATTGCTCGCCTCAACGGATGAAAAGCTGTTCGAATCGGTTTTCGCTGTCGGACTTCCCGAACTTCAGCAGTTTGCCACGCTGACCGCTGATCAGGTTGGTGACCATCTTTACGGCATGACCCTGGGACCTCAGGGACGCGTGCTGATGGAACTTCCCAACCGCGCAAACCAGGAACTCAATCGGTTACTGACTGCCAACGGTGATTCCGTCATCGCACAACTGTTGAAACGTCGCGAAGAACTGTCACGGCAGACGGGAAGCACCGCCCGGCAGCGCGATCGATACCGAGAACTGCTGCGTAAAAAATCGGAACTCGACGAACGGGTGGTCAAGCAGCGGAGTCGGCAGACAGAGCTTCAGGCCAAGATCCGGGGTTACGGGCATCTGGAAAAGGTCCATCCACCCTGGTCGCGCTGCCGGGAATATCGGCATGAACTCAATCAGCTTCCTGACTTCAGCGCCTTTCCTGCGGACGGAGTGACACGCCTTGAGCGGCTTGAAATGGACATCAACTCGGCTGTCCGTTCCCGTGAGTCGCTTTTGGCAGAAGTCTCACAGATCAATCAGAAGCTCGCTTCGATTCGCATTGATCCTGAAATCCGACGGTTCTCGGGGGCCATCCAGATCCTCGTCGAACAGCGGGCCCTGACGAAGGACGTCGAGCCGCGGGTTCACGAACTCGAGGCAGAGGCCGCGAAGCAGCAGCAGGTCTTAAATGGTCTGCTCACGAATCTGGGTTCGCACTGGACGATGGAGCGGCTGGATGCGGTGCAGGATTCTCCGGAAGCCACGGCGCTGTTCATCAAAACGGCTCGTGATTACGAATCGATCGGGACGAAAACCCGTCGGATGCAGCGCCGATATCGCAAGGCAAATGGCCTGAATCGCGACAAGGAAATGGCACTGCGAACGGAACTTCAGGAGCATGGAGTTCCGGCTGAATCCTTGAATGAATCAATCGATGTTGCACAGAAGCGATTCGAGGGACTTGTCGATCTCGGTCGGTGGCATTCCAAAGAGACACAGCTCGAACACCAGACCTTCGGGATCGATGAACAACTCGAACGTCTGCACGATCGCCATGGCATCCCCAACTGGATTTATGGAATTCTGGCGTGGTTCACCATCGCCGGATTCGCCCTGTTTGTCGCGGGGGCCTATGCCGCCGTTTATACCGGCTGGCTGGTGGGTCTGATCTTCATCGTCCTGTCGGTTTTCGCCGGGGCCACCGCCTGGGCCTTCCGAACGCACTTTGAGCACCATCTGCAGGAACAGGTCTCTCAACTGCGCGATCAGCGCCGCGAAATTGAGACCAATCGCTGGACCATTCTCCGTCACATTCAGACCTTCATTGATCAGAATGGATTACGTCCCTGGGTCGGGGCGGAAGTGGCACCGCAGCAGTTCGCCAGTGGAGAGCTACTGGCGAAGGCATCACGCCGAACTGCCGATCTGGAACGGGTGCAGCGCGAGTACACCCAGGTGCTGCAGCTCCGGCGCAGGCTGAGTGCATTCCGCGGAAAGTTGCAGATTCAGCAGCGGGAACTCGCAAACGCCCGGAAAAACTGGTGTCAGGCTCTCTCGAACCTTGGTTTGGATGAGACCGTCAATGTCGATGCCGCCATCGAACACTGGAAACAAGTCATCGTCGCCCGCGACCGGCGGAAGAAACATCTCGCGGTTGTGGAGCAGTCTCGCGAAATTCGCCGGTCCTTCGATCGATTCCAGAAGCAGGTCGAAGAGCTGGGCCACCGCATGCAGCGACCGTCGCTGAACTACTCGAATCCGTCCGAAGTGGTCGATCTATGGGAAACGGAGCTGCGAACCGCTCGTGAACTTGTCCATGAACGGTCGCAGCTGCGAAAACTGCATGTTCAACGACGGCGGGAAGCGGTCGACTTTCAGCGCAAGATCGATGTGCTGACCAAGAATCACGATGCCTTGCTGGCGCTGGCTGGGGTCACGCATCGTTCTCAGTTAGAGCATCGGCTGGAACTGATGGAACGTCGTAAGAAGGTCGAATCCCTGCTGGAACAGTCGACGCGCGAGCTCGAGCATCTGGTGCAGTCCAACCCGGACCTGGCTGTCGTTGAAGAAGATCTCTTGAGGTACAACCCCAAGGACGCAGCCGCACTGATCAAGCAGTTCAATGACGAACATGATGAGCTGGACCGGCTTCTTCAGCAGACGTTCGAGCAAATCGGAACGATCAAGCAGGAATCGAAACAGCTCGAACAGGACCGACGCGGCACCCGCATTCGGCGAGAGCTGGCACAGGTGGAATCAGAACTGCATTCGGCATGGCATACCTGGTTCGCCGCGTCGTTGTCGGAAGAAGCGATCGAGGAAGTGGCGGCTCAGTTCGAGCAGGCCAACCAGCCCGAAATGCTGGCAGCCGCAATCCCATTCCTGCAGAAGCTGACACTTGGAAAGTATCACCACCTCTGGACGCCGCTCGGTCGAAAGCAGCTTTTCGTCGATGATGACAAGAACGAGTCACGGCCAGCGGAACGCTTGAGCGGCGGAACGCGCGAGCAATTGTTCCTGTCGATCCGCCTGGCGATGGTGAAAGCCTTTGCGAAGAATGGCATCGATCTGCCGATGGTGCTGGACGATGTGACTGTGAACTTCGACCAGGACCGGTCTGAAGCGGCGGTCGACACGTTACTGGACTTCACACGCGACGGTCAGCAACTGCTGGTCTTCACCAGTCACCTGCACTACGCTCAACTCTTCGAGAAGCGAGGCGTTAAGCCGATCTATCTTCCTTCGCGGCATCCCACGGGGGGAGTCGTTGAAGAGCGTCGAGCCGGGTGA
- a CDS encoding 50S ribosomal protein bL37 has protein sequence MAKNTRKVNKANHGSRPASSKARKARRRKLGV, from the coding sequence ATGGCGAAGAATACTCGCAAGGTCAACAAGGCCAACCACGGTTCACGTCCTGCCAGCTCGAAGGCCCGCAAAGCCCGCCGACGCAAGCTGGGTGTGTGA
- the murA gene encoding UDP-N-acetylglucosamine 1-carboxyvinyltransferase, producing MDMLVVRGGRPLRGRVRVSGAKNAALPIMAAALVAEGTSVLHGVPDLVDVTTLSSVLRSLGMSVDRRPDGALALTVCDEQRCLADYELVRRMRASVCVLGPLLGRRGRACVSLPGGCNIGHRPIDLHLKGLRALGAQITIDRGYVFARADKLTGADIYLGGSFGSTVTGTCNVMCAAVFAHGTTTISAAACEPEVVDLGRYLNAMGAKIEGLGTPFLRIEGVSHLSAVEHTVIPDRIEAATLLIAGAISGGRLQIENLDPTHLAAVIDALRTIGIMVETHDRTAIVTAPERLRPLDITALPYPGIPTDVQAQFTALLSLAEGISIVTDKVFPDRFMHIPELMRMGANVRREGASSIVSGTPNLTGACVMASDLRASAALLLAALAADGESVIRRVYHLDRGYERLENKLNQVGADIRRVNDQPDNMPASLQLSEDEQQPLALDSSDSPPPPKFLSRKDATVPQPQ from the coding sequence ATGGACATGCTTGTCGTGCGTGGAGGTCGCCCCCTGCGTGGTCGCGTTCGGGTGAGTGGAGCCAAAAACGCCGCTCTGCCGATCATGGCTGCGGCCCTGGTCGCCGAAGGGACTTCCGTTCTGCACGGTGTTCCCGATCTGGTTGACGTCACTACCCTCTCAAGTGTGCTCCGTTCGCTGGGGATGTCGGTCGATCGTCGCCCTGACGGGGCGTTAGCCCTGACTGTGTGTGACGAGCAGCGTTGTCTGGCGGACTATGAACTTGTCAGGCGAATGCGTGCCAGTGTCTGTGTCCTGGGACCGCTGCTCGGTCGGCGAGGTCGTGCCTGCGTCTCGCTGCCGGGAGGGTGCAACATCGGGCACCGGCCGATTGATCTTCATCTGAAGGGGCTGCGGGCGCTGGGGGCCCAGATCACGATCGACCGCGGATATGTCTTCGCTCGGGCTGACAAGCTGACTGGTGCCGATATCTATCTGGGGGGCTCGTTCGGCAGTACGGTCACTGGTACGTGCAACGTCATGTGTGCCGCTGTTTTCGCTCACGGAACGACGACCATTTCTGCCGCCGCATGTGAACCGGAAGTCGTCGATCTGGGACGGTACCTGAACGCCATGGGGGCGAAAATCGAAGGGCTGGGAACTCCGTTTTTACGCATCGAGGGGGTCTCTCATCTCTCGGCAGTGGAACACACGGTGATCCCGGATCGAATTGAAGCGGCCACGCTACTGATCGCAGGGGCCATTTCCGGGGGCCGATTGCAGATCGAAAACCTCGATCCGACCCATCTCGCGGCGGTCATTGATGCACTCCGCACAATCGGGATTATGGTCGAGACGCATGACAGAACGGCGATTGTCACCGCCCCCGAGAGACTGCGGCCGCTCGATATCACAGCGCTCCCCTATCCTGGCATCCCCACGGACGTCCAGGCTCAGTTCACGGCCCTGCTCTCGCTAGCAGAAGGAATCAGCATTGTTACGGACAAGGTCTTTCCCGACCGGTTCATGCACATTCCTGAACTGATGCGAATGGGGGCGAATGTGCGCCGTGAAGGGGCCAGCTCGATTGTCAGCGGAACTCCGAATCTCACCGGTGCCTGCGTGATGGCGTCTGACTTGCGGGCGAGCGCCGCTCTTTTGCTCGCGGCACTCGCAGCAGACGGAGAATCCGTGATTCGACGGGTTTATCATCTCGATCGGGGCTATGAACGTCTCGAGAACAAGCTGAATCAGGTGGGGGCCGATATCCGCCGGGTGAACGATCAGCCGGACAACATGCCCGCCAGCCTGCAGCTTTCCGAGGACGAACAGCAGCCGCTGGCCCTGGATTCCAGCGATTCACCCCCACCCCCCAAGTTCCTGTCTCGCAAGGATGCCACGGTTCCGCAACCGCAGTAA